In Neorhizobium galegae, the following proteins share a genomic window:
- the rpiA gene encoding ribose-5-phosphate isomerase RpiA codes for MDAREMKVKAAQAALAYVEDGMRLGIGTGSTADEFVRLLAEKVHGGFKVEGVPTSERTARLCVELGIPLKSLEELPELDLTVDGADEVDANLTLIKGGGGALLREKIVAAASARMIVIADESKLVDVLGAYPLPIEINPFGQAATRIAIEKAASRLGLTGELKLRKSGAEVFTTDGGHYIFDASFGRIPDADALSAELNFIPGVVEHGLFIHMASLAIIAGEAGARTLEAK; via the coding sequence ATGGACGCCCGGGAAATGAAAGTCAAGGCGGCGCAAGCGGCACTGGCCTATGTCGAGGACGGCATGAGGCTGGGTATCGGCACCGGTTCGACGGCGGACGAATTCGTCAGGCTACTCGCCGAAAAGGTCCACGGCGGCTTCAAGGTCGAAGGCGTGCCGACATCCGAACGCACCGCGAGGCTCTGTGTCGAGCTCGGCATTCCGCTGAAATCGCTCGAAGAGCTTCCGGAACTCGATCTGACGGTCGACGGTGCCGATGAAGTCGATGCCAACCTGACCCTGATCAAGGGCGGCGGCGGCGCATTGCTGCGCGAAAAGATCGTCGCCGCGGCGTCTGCCCGCATGATCGTTATTGCCGACGAAAGCAAGCTGGTCGATGTGCTCGGAGCCTATCCGCTGCCGATCGAGATCAATCCTTTCGGCCAGGCGGCAACCCGGATTGCCATCGAAAAGGCCGCTTCCCGGTTAGGATTGACCGGCGAGTTGAAGCTGCGCAAATCGGGGGCTGAAGTCTTCACGACGGATGGCGGCCACTACATTTTCGACGCATCTTTTGGCCGCATTCCTGATGCAGACGCACTGTCGGCGGAGCTTAATTTCATTCCCGGTGTCGTGGAACACGGGCTGTTCATTCATATGGCGTCCTTAGCGATCATTGCCGGTGAGGCTGGAGCGCGGACGCTTGAGGCGAAGTAA
- the gor gene encoding glutathione-disulfide reductase, whose protein sequence is MTAYDYDLFVIGGGSGGVRAGRVAASLGKRVAIAEEYRFGGTCVIRGCVPKKLFVYASQYHEHFEDAVGYGWEVGASTFDWKKLIAAKDREIARLEGLYRKGLDNNGAEILDTRAELVGPHTIRLTKTGKAVTAEKIVIATGGAPNPHAALPGHELCISSNEAFDLPELPRSILIAGGGYIAVEFANIFHGLGVDVTLIYRGKEILSRFDHDMRQGLHKAMVEKGIRIVLTDVIEEVTKAPAGGLVARTMSGETIAVDTIMLALGRDPNTRGLGLEAAGVEMNERGAIVVDRYSHTSVPHIYALGDVTDRVQLTPVAIHEAMCFIETEYKGNPTAPDHDLIATAVFSQPEIGTVGLSEEEAAKRYPEIEVYRAEFRPMKATLSGRAEKMIMKLVVDVASRKVVGAHILGHDAGEMAQLLGISLKAGVTKDDFDRTMAVHPTASEELVTMYNPSYRVKNGERV, encoded by the coding sequence ATGACCGCCTATGACTATGATCTCTTCGTGATTGGCGGCGGATCGGGCGGCGTGAGGGCAGGCCGCGTGGCGGCATCGCTCGGCAAGCGGGTGGCGATCGCCGAGGAATATCGTTTCGGCGGCACCTGCGTCATTCGCGGCTGCGTGCCGAAGAAGCTCTTCGTCTACGCATCGCAATATCACGAACATTTCGAGGACGCGGTCGGTTACGGCTGGGAAGTCGGAGCGAGCACGTTCGACTGGAAGAAGCTGATCGCCGCCAAGGACAGGGAGATCGCCCGCCTCGAAGGCCTCTATCGCAAGGGTCTTGATAACAACGGTGCGGAAATCCTCGATACACGCGCCGAACTGGTCGGCCCCCATACGATCCGGCTTACGAAGACCGGCAAGGCGGTGACCGCCGAAAAGATCGTCATCGCCACCGGCGGCGCGCCCAACCCGCATGCGGCGCTGCCCGGCCATGAGCTCTGCATCTCGTCCAACGAGGCCTTTGATCTGCCCGAACTGCCGCGCTCCATCCTGATTGCCGGCGGCGGTTATATCGCGGTCGAATTCGCCAACATCTTCCACGGCCTCGGCGTCGACGTGACGCTGATCTATCGCGGCAAGGAAATCCTTTCGCGCTTCGACCACGACATGCGCCAGGGCCTGCACAAGGCGATGGTCGAGAAGGGCATCCGCATCGTGCTTACGGATGTGATCGAGGAGGTCACCAAGGCGCCGGCCGGTGGTCTTGTTGCCAGGACAATGAGCGGCGAGACGATTGCCGTCGACACCATCATGCTGGCGCTCGGGCGCGATCCGAATACCAGGGGGCTGGGCCTGGAGGCCGCGGGCGTCGAGATGAACGAGCGCGGCGCCATCGTCGTCGACAGATATTCCCACACCAGCGTGCCGCATATCTATGCTCTCGGAGATGTCACCGACCGGGTACAGCTGACGCCCGTGGCGATCCACGAGGCGATGTGCTTCATCGAAACCGAGTACAAGGGCAATCCGACCGCCCCCGACCACGACCTGATCGCCACCGCCGTCTTCTCGCAGCCGGAGATCGGCACGGTCGGGCTGTCGGAAGAGGAGGCCGCCAAGCGCTATCCGGAGATCGAGGTCTACCGCGCCGAGTTCCGGCCGATGAAGGCGACGCTTTCGGGACGGGCGGAGAAGATGATCATGAAGCTGGTGGTCGATGTGGCAAGCCGCAAGGTGGTCGGTGCCCACATCCTTGGCCACGATGCCGGCGAGATGGCGCAGCTTCTCGGCATTTCGCTGAAGGCCGGCGTCACCAAGGATGATTTCGACCGCACCATGGCCGTGCACCCGACGGCTTCGGAAGAACTCGTCACCATGTACAACCCGAGCTACCGGGTGAAGAACGGCGAGCGCGTCTGA
- a CDS encoding TadE/TadG family type IV pilus assembly protein, with translation MHPMTRFWKDRGGNFGVMTAFLLVPLIGTAGMALDFGHALTVKQQLVGAADAAAVGAIAEKSKAVAQAMQLQGDGSVALDPAEARSIFLGQMSGELSTLPVNVDIEVAKNNGILTSRVSFSATLPTTFMTILGKDDITVSGNATAQYQTPSFLDFYMLLDNTPSMGVGANSEAIERMKSATRYGSDGKGKDKECAFACHIVHEDGKEDPNSYYNVAKQNRIPIRIDVVAEATKTLMKTATDTQTVPGQFRMAAYTFGERAQDAQLFKVAELNENLTTVGAATEKIKLMSIPKQNYNSDQQTSFDDALTRIGDEILSKPAYGLPGNGTSKADRQKIVFLVADGVGDSYKPNGCTSEEGLVTKTAGRCIEPIDTKFCQKLKEKNIRIAVLYTTYLPLHSNEFWKKWVEPFDDSISTKMKECASPGYFFEVSLEQGIADAMNTLFHKIVATPRITS, from the coding sequence TCCGATGACACGTTTCTGGAAGGATCGCGGCGGCAATTTCGGCGTCATGACTGCCTTTCTACTGGTTCCGCTGATCGGAACAGCCGGCATGGCGCTCGATTTCGGCCACGCACTTACCGTGAAGCAGCAACTCGTCGGCGCGGCCGATGCGGCCGCCGTTGGCGCGATCGCCGAAAAATCGAAGGCTGTCGCTCAGGCGATGCAATTGCAGGGCGACGGAAGCGTGGCGCTCGATCCGGCCGAGGCTCGAAGCATCTTCCTCGGTCAGATGTCCGGCGAGCTTTCCACCCTGCCGGTCAACGTCGATATCGAAGTCGCGAAGAACAACGGCATCCTGACCTCGCGCGTATCGTTCAGCGCGACCTTGCCAACCACTTTCATGACGATCCTCGGCAAGGACGACATCACCGTTTCCGGCAACGCCACCGCGCAGTACCAGACGCCGTCGTTCCTCGACTTCTACATGCTGCTCGACAACACGCCTTCAATGGGCGTTGGGGCGAACTCGGAGGCCATCGAACGCATGAAATCCGCAACTCGCTACGGTTCGGATGGCAAGGGCAAGGACAAAGAGTGCGCCTTTGCCTGCCATATCGTCCATGAGGACGGAAAGGAAGATCCGAACAGCTATTACAACGTCGCCAAGCAGAACCGCATCCCTATTCGTATCGATGTCGTCGCCGAAGCAACCAAAACTTTGATGAAAACGGCAACGGATACGCAGACCGTGCCCGGCCAGTTTCGCATGGCGGCCTACACCTTCGGAGAACGGGCGCAGGACGCACAGCTCTTCAAGGTCGCCGAACTGAACGAAAACCTCACTACTGTCGGTGCGGCAACTGAAAAGATCAAGCTGATGAGCATTCCAAAGCAGAACTACAACAGCGATCAACAAACCAGCTTTGATGACGCTCTCACGCGCATTGGAGATGAGATCCTCAGTAAGCCAGCGTATGGCCTCCCGGGAAACGGCACGAGTAAGGCCGACCGCCAGAAGATTGTCTTCCTGGTGGCAGACGGTGTGGGAGACAGCTACAAACCGAACGGCTGCACCAGCGAGGAAGGTCTGGTGACGAAGACGGCGGGTCGTTGTATCGAGCCTATCGATACAAAATTCTGTCAGAAGCTGAAGGAAAAGAACATCCGTATTGCGGTGCTCTACACCACCTATCTGCCGCTACACAGCAATGAGTTTTGGAAAAAGTGGGTAGAGCCGTTCGATGACAGCATTTCCACGAAGATGAAGGAATGCGCGAGCCCCGGTTATTTCTTCGAGGTCTCGCTCGAACAGGGCATCGCGGACGCCATGAATACCCTTTTCCACAAGATCGTCGCCACGCCGCGCATCACCAGCTGA